CGGAGTACGGCGTGGACCGCCTGGGCCTGTGCGAGGCCGCGCCCTGCCGCAACGCCTATCTCGACACGTCCACCAACCGCTCCCGCCGGTACTGCTCGGACCGCTGCGCGACCCGCGCCAACGTGGCCGCCTACCGCGCCCGCAAACGCCTGGAGGCCGACCGGTCGGCGAACAGCGGCCGCACGGCCGAGAGCGCCCAGCGGGCCAGCGCGAACGGGGAGCGCTGATCCGGCTTGCGCGGCCGGTAGCGCAGCCGGACCCTGCCCAGGATCAGCTCGTCCGGGACGACCCCGTAGTCGGTGCTGTCACCGCCCGCGTACGCGTTGTCCCCGAGCACCCACCAGCCGCCCTCACGGCGCTCCGCTGCCCGCTTGACGACGAGCAGGTCCTGCTGGAACGGGTGCCGCAGCACGATGACGTCCCCCGGCCGGATCCGTCCCCGGTGCGACACCACGAGCAGGTCGCCGTGATACAGCGTGGGCACCATCGACGGCCCGGTCACCTCGGCCCACCCGAAGGGCCGGTCCGCCCGCCCGCGCTCGGTCTCCTGCGACAACTCCGGCATCCCCGGCACCTCCCCGGTAGGGTCCTCCACCAGTCTCAGTCTCACCCCGGACTTTTGTCCTAAGCCCATGGGGGCACTCGCGAAAACCCGTCTTGCAGGGAGTAATGTCCCACCTGAGAAGACGATCACGAGGAAGGAATGCTCCATGCTTTCCCGCCTGTTTGCCCCCAAGGTCAAGGTCAGCGCGCACTGCGACCTGCCCTGCGGCGTGTACGACCCGGCCCAGGCCCGCATCGAGGCGGAGTCGGTGAAGGCCGTGCAGGAAAAGATGGCCGCCAACGACGACCCGCACTTCCAGGCGCGTGCCACCGTCATCAAGGAGCAGCGCGCCGAGCTCGCCAAGCACCACGTCTCGGTGCTCTGGAGCGACTACTTCAAGCCCCCGCACTTCGAGAAGTACCCCGAGCTGCACCAGCTCGTCAACGACGCCCTGAAGGCGCTCTCCGCCGCCAAGGGGTCCACCGACCCGGCGACCGGCCAGAAGGCGCTGGACTACATCGCCCAGATCGACAAGATCTTCTGGGAGACCAAGAAGGCCTGACCCAGGGCTTCCTGGCTTCCTCAAGGGGCCCGACCGGTTCATCGGTCGGGCCCCTGCCGTGTCTGCGGGGCCGCGGGCGGGCCGGTCAGCGGGCTCCGAGCGACATTTCGGCGATCAGTACGGTCATTCCCCGGGCGTTGCCGGGGAATGACCTGACGTCGGAGCCCACGGCGAGCAGGCCGCCGAGCGCCTCGGGGATGCTCGATGCGAGGGTGCAGTGGTGGACGTGCTCCGCGAGTTCGCCGTCACGGACCATCCGGCC
The DNA window shown above is from Streptomyces chartreusis and carries:
- the sodN gene encoding superoxide dismutase, Ni, coding for MLSRLFAPKVKVSAHCDLPCGVYDPAQARIEAESVKAVQEKMAANDDPHFQARATVIKEQRAELAKHHVSVLWSDYFKPPHFEKYPELHQLVNDALKALSAAKGSTDPATGQKALDYIAQIDKIFWETKKA
- the sodX gene encoding nickel-type superoxide dismutase maturation protease, which codes for MPELSQETERGRADRPFGWAEVTGPSMVPTLYHGDLLVVSHRGRIRPGDVIVLRHPFQQDLLVVKRAAERREGGWWVLGDNAYAGGDSTDYGVVPDELILGRVRLRYRPRKPDQRSPFALARWALSAVRPLFADRSASRRLRAR